The Synchiropus splendidus isolate RoL2022-P1 chromosome 1, RoL_Sspl_1.0, whole genome shotgun sequence genome includes a window with the following:
- the ppp1r26 gene encoding protein phosphatase 1 regulatory subunit 26 isoform X2, which produces MYLMNVSPVVASHTEWRTCGPLGGYSLPTGFDDSDQSARGTPISNKVQMIIESLRSTQSSLEMSDEIEGNVPPGQACKSAEGSFAGGQTKAGSPAVNQLVCAPVKNESTDSDSDDSVDRGIEEAIKEYLKEKDGHKRKVEASFFPSSKIPRLNSTTEMNNCSNEALSATTSQISKCLSAETPNARAYVPLKKYIKNKASIDDFPVDFDCSMKLPSGVIKKPPKATGLLKHDPSENEPSDSSSDDGIEEAIQRYQMEKIEQQSRGESCMPHEFTDESDSTSDDGIEEAIRSYQLQQLKKKSTTQPLLHTQKLGSRKKGKLKKKRNRPVKEFKSVLLPLDNPLSPMSSHQDGKGTRTHPCKEQPTTAPLKANTTAELMCAEAILDISKTVLSGAFHHSVEQRNNSLPESALPGSALPSRFPDNCPADESDGSSVDSEDGIEQEIMEFLERKAQLQQKPDSSSSGKEPHSVHETTKQDVNPKTCQRLSLTRKRRRKQENGCIASMSGSGNNPQAAPSKPLQEHKTESSALLFTQDSQGRNVAGLKAEKSGDKSSSLDSDEDLDTAIKDLLKTKKKSKKKVRDLKQKSRKGVKGDELSNASQINKLRHDATSKHGTLKKLTMGKNGMKLKSELSKNTFSETRLHKHAILKRTERTKTYNMTQKDDSSSVDSDDSIEQEIRRFLAQKAENGSATEGGKCAKVSSAMVAVPSHGKNIEENQLAEIPIRSKAASLSGSESNRPQITLTIPPSQRLLLGNSLLSIAGQSSPAQSDGVLEPADGAGAAKSEQSRQSPQSGQSTNETPKASTPCADRSQTIKWRQSFGLPVNDIGTLSRTPFHITSPNNVGGTVLTGPFHSRAAGSKPPPPSLAWSSVKTSRSPFGISTIKSPPIPRAAFFNLLSAPKERHSPSLTPDHKLQMTETESMVHIPKDKSVYVELESDRTNHVQVRSSEEGTAEVSLERELEKNVKKEELDEEEGFLDGDTDNSRKPVKEQGYSTFFGPGPLKETKLT; this is translated from the exons ATGTACTTGATGAATGTGTCTCCTGTAGTAGCGAGTCATACAGAATGGCGAACCTGTGGCCCACTTGGAGGCTATAGCCTTCCGACCGGCTTCGATGACTCTGACCAGTCTGCCAGAGGTACCCCCATCTCTAACAAGGTCCAGATGATCATAGAGAGTCTGAGGAGCACCCAGTCCTCACTCGAGATGAGCGATGAGATCGAGGGTAATGTGCCACCAGGTCAAGCCTGTAAAAGTGCAGAGGGTTCTTTCGCCGGGGGGCAGACCAAGGCTGGCAGTCCTGCCGTCAATCAGCTGGTATGTGCTCCTGTGAAGAACGAGAGCACCGACTCTGATAGCGATGATTCTGTGGACAGAGGAATCGAAGAAGCAATAAAGGAATACCTGAAAGAGAAGGACGGTCACAAGCGCAAGGTGGAGGCCAGTTTTTTCCCGTCCTCCAAAATACCAAGGCTAAACTCAACTACTGAGATGAACAACTGCAGCAACGAAGCACTGTCAGCTACTACCAGTCAGATTTCAAAATGTCTCTCAGCTGAGACGCCAAACGCACGAGCCTACGTCCCACTGAAGAAGTACATCAAAAACAAGGCTTCGATTGATGACTTCCCGGTTGATTTCGACTGCAGTATGAAGTTGCCTTCAGGTGTGATTAAGAAACCTCCAAAAGCAACCGGCCTTTTAAAACATGACCCAAGTGAGAATGAGCCCAGTGATTCCAGCAGTGATGACGGCATCGAGGAAGCCATTCAAAGATACCAGATGGAGAAAATAGAGCAGCAGAGTAGAGGCGAGTCTTGCATGCCTCATGAGTTCACAGACGAGTCCGACTCCACCAGCGATGATGGGATTGAGGAGGCCATTCGTAGCTATCAACTTCAGCAGCTCAAGAAGAAGAGCACCACTCAACCTTTGTTGCACACGCAAAAGCTGGGCAGCAGAAAAAAGGGTAagctaaaaaagaaaaggaacagGCCAGTCAAAGAATTCAAGTCAGTTCTACTTCCGCTGGACAATCCTCTCTCACCCATGAGCTCTCACCAGGATGGTAAAGGGACAAGAACACATCCATGTAAGGAGCAACCAACCACAGCCCCACTGAAGGCGAACACGACTGCTGAGCTCATGTGTGCTGAAGCAATACTGGACATTTCAAAAACGGTCTTGTCAGGAGCGTTCCATCACAGCGTTGAACAAAGAAACAACTCACTCCCTGAATCCGCTCTCCCTGGATCCGCTCTCCCATCTCGTTTTCCAGATAATTGCCCGGCTGATGAAAGCGACGGCAGTTCCGTTGACAGTGAAGATGGCATCGAGCAAGAGATCATGGAGTTTCTGGAGAGAAAGGCCCAATTGCAACAAAAGCCAGATAGCTCTTCTTCGGGCAAAGAGCCGCACAGTGTGCATGAGACAACAAAACAAGATGTCAACCCAAAGACATGTCAGAGATTATCACTGACACGAAAAAGGAGGCGCAAACAGGAAAACGGTTGCATCGCCAGCATGTCAGGCAGCGGTAATAACCCACAGGCAGCGCCCTCTAAACCTTTACAAGAGCATAAAACGGAATCCAGCGCATTGTTATTCACCCAGGACAGTCAAGGGCGGAATGTAGCTGGATTAAAAGCAGAGAAAAGTGGAGATAAAAGCAGCTCTCTTGACAGTGACGAAGACCTTGACACGGCCATTAAGGACTTACTCAAAACTAAAAAGAAATCAAAGAAAAAAGTGAGGGATTTGAAACAGAAATCAAGGAAGGGAGTTAAAGGGGACGAGCTTTCTAATGCTTCCCAAATAAACAAGTTAAGACATGATGCGACGTCGAAGCATGGCACTTTGAAAAAGTTAACCATGGGTAAGAACGGCATGAAGTTGAAGTCAGAGTTAAGCAAAAACACTTTCTCGGAAACTCGTCTGCATAAACATGCGATTTTAAAGCGTACCGAAAGAACCAAAACGTACAATATGACTCAGAAGGACGACAGCAGCTCAGTGGACAGTGATGACAGCATTGAGCAAGAGATCCGAAGGTTTTTGGCTCAAAAGGCTGAAAATGGTTCCGCAACTGAGGGTGGCAAATGTGCCAAGGTGTCAAGTGCAATGGTTGCTGTCCCAAGTCACGGCAAAAACATTGAGGAAAATCAGCTGGCTGAAATTCCGATTCGCAGCAAAGCGGCGTCCTTGAGTGGCTCAGAGAGCAACCGCCCACAAATCACGTTGACTATTCCTCCCTCCCAAAGATTACTTCTAGGCAACTCCTTACTCAGCATTGCTGGGCAATCGAGTCCTGCTCAGTCTGATGGTGTTTTGGAGCCAGCAGATGGAGCAGGGGCAGCCAAATCCGAACAAAGTAGGCAGAGCCCACAGAGTGGCCAGTCCACGAATGAGACCCCAAAAGCGTCGACCCCCTGTGCTGATAGATCTCAGACTATTAAATGGCGCCAGAGTTTTGGACTCCCTGTTAATGACATCGGCACTTTGAGCCGGACTCCCTTCCACATTACCTCTCCGAATAACGTGGGTGGCACTGTATTGACTGGCCCATTCCACAGCAGGGCAGCCGGATCCAAACCCCCACCTCCATCTCTTGCTTGGTCTTCAGTGAAAACCAGCAGATCCCCCTTTGGAATATCCACGATTAAATCCCCGCCCATCCCACGAGCTGCGTTTTTCAATCTCCTATCGGCTCCAAAGGAACGTCATTCGCCCTCCCTCACCCCAGATCACAAGCTGCAGATGACAGAGACTGAGAGCATGGTTCATATCCCTAAAGACAAGAGTGTCTACGTGGAACTGGAATCGGATAGAACCAACCATGTCCAAGTTCGAAGCAGCGAAGAAGGCACGGCTGAAGTAAGCTTGGAGAGAGAGCTAGAGAAGAATGTAAAGAAAGAAGAGCTAGATGAAGAAGAGGGTTTTCTAGATGGAGATACAGACAACAGCAGGAAGCCAGTGAAGGAGCAGGGCTATTCCACATT TTTTGGACCTGGACCACTAAAGGAGACAAAGTTGACCTAG
- the ppp1r26 gene encoding protein phosphatase 1 regulatory subunit 26 isoform X3: protein MYLMNVSPVVASHTEWRTCGPLGGYSLPTGFDDSDQSARGTPISNKVQMIIESLRSTQSSLEMSDEIEGNVPPGQACKSAEGSFAGGQTKAGSPAVNQLVCAPVKNESTDSDSDDSVDRGIEEAIKEYLKEKDGHKRKVEASFFPSSKIPRLNSTTEMNNCSNEALSATTSQISKCLSAETPNARAYVPLKKYIKNKASIDDFPVDFDCSMKLPSGVIKKPPKATGLLKHDPSENEPSDSSSDDGIEEAIQRYQMEKIEQQSRGESCMPHEFTDESDSTSDDGIEEAIRSYQLQQLKKKSTTQPLLHTQKLGSRKKGKLKKKRNRPVKEFKSVLLPLDNPLSPMSSHQDGKGTRTHPCKEQPTTAPLKANTTAELMCAEAILDISKTVLSGAFHHSVEQRNNSLPESALPGSALPSRFPDNCPADESDGSSVDSEDGIEQEIMEFLERKAQLQQKPDSSSSGKEPHSVHETTKQDVNPKTCQRLSLTRKRRRKQENGCIASMSGSGNNPQAAPSKPLQEHKTESSALLFTQDSQGRNVAGLKAEKSGDKSSSLDSDEDLDTAIKDLLKTKKKSKKKVRDLKQKSRKGVKGDELSNASQINKLRHDATSKHGTLKKLTMGKNGMKLKSELSKNTFSETRLHKHAILKRTERTKTYNMTQKDDSSSVDSDDSIEQEIRRFLAQKAENGSATEGGKCAKVSSAMVAVPSHGKNIEENQLAEIPIRSKAASLSGSESNRPQITLTIPPSQRLLLGNSLLSIAGQSSPAQSDGVLEPADGAGAAKSEQSRQSPQSGQSTNETPKASTPCADRSQTIKWRQSFGLPVNDIGTLSRTPFHITSPNNVGGTVLTGPFHSRAAGSKPPPPSLAWSSVKTSRSPFGISTIKSPPIPRAAFFNLLSAPKERHSPSLTPDHKLQMTETESMVHIPKDKSVYVELESDRTNHVQVRSSEEGTAEVSLERELEKNVKKEELDEEEGFLDGDTDNSRKPVKEQGYSTLLNNSSY from the exons ATGTACTTGATGAATGTGTCTCCTGTAGTAGCGAGTCATACAGAATGGCGAACCTGTGGCCCACTTGGAGGCTATAGCCTTCCGACCGGCTTCGATGACTCTGACCAGTCTGCCAGAGGTACCCCCATCTCTAACAAGGTCCAGATGATCATAGAGAGTCTGAGGAGCACCCAGTCCTCACTCGAGATGAGCGATGAGATCGAGGGTAATGTGCCACCAGGTCAAGCCTGTAAAAGTGCAGAGGGTTCTTTCGCCGGGGGGCAGACCAAGGCTGGCAGTCCTGCCGTCAATCAGCTGGTATGTGCTCCTGTGAAGAACGAGAGCACCGACTCTGATAGCGATGATTCTGTGGACAGAGGAATCGAAGAAGCAATAAAGGAATACCTGAAAGAGAAGGACGGTCACAAGCGCAAGGTGGAGGCCAGTTTTTTCCCGTCCTCCAAAATACCAAGGCTAAACTCAACTACTGAGATGAACAACTGCAGCAACGAAGCACTGTCAGCTACTACCAGTCAGATTTCAAAATGTCTCTCAGCTGAGACGCCAAACGCACGAGCCTACGTCCCACTGAAGAAGTACATCAAAAACAAGGCTTCGATTGATGACTTCCCGGTTGATTTCGACTGCAGTATGAAGTTGCCTTCAGGTGTGATTAAGAAACCTCCAAAAGCAACCGGCCTTTTAAAACATGACCCAAGTGAGAATGAGCCCAGTGATTCCAGCAGTGATGACGGCATCGAGGAAGCCATTCAAAGATACCAGATGGAGAAAATAGAGCAGCAGAGTAGAGGCGAGTCTTGCATGCCTCATGAGTTCACAGACGAGTCCGACTCCACCAGCGATGATGGGATTGAGGAGGCCATTCGTAGCTATCAACTTCAGCAGCTCAAGAAGAAGAGCACCACTCAACCTTTGTTGCACACGCAAAAGCTGGGCAGCAGAAAAAAGGGTAagctaaaaaagaaaaggaacagGCCAGTCAAAGAATTCAAGTCAGTTCTACTTCCGCTGGACAATCCTCTCTCACCCATGAGCTCTCACCAGGATGGTAAAGGGACAAGAACACATCCATGTAAGGAGCAACCAACCACAGCCCCACTGAAGGCGAACACGACTGCTGAGCTCATGTGTGCTGAAGCAATACTGGACATTTCAAAAACGGTCTTGTCAGGAGCGTTCCATCACAGCGTTGAACAAAGAAACAACTCACTCCCTGAATCCGCTCTCCCTGGATCCGCTCTCCCATCTCGTTTTCCAGATAATTGCCCGGCTGATGAAAGCGACGGCAGTTCCGTTGACAGTGAAGATGGCATCGAGCAAGAGATCATGGAGTTTCTGGAGAGAAAGGCCCAATTGCAACAAAAGCCAGATAGCTCTTCTTCGGGCAAAGAGCCGCACAGTGTGCATGAGACAACAAAACAAGATGTCAACCCAAAGACATGTCAGAGATTATCACTGACACGAAAAAGGAGGCGCAAACAGGAAAACGGTTGCATCGCCAGCATGTCAGGCAGCGGTAATAACCCACAGGCAGCGCCCTCTAAACCTTTACAAGAGCATAAAACGGAATCCAGCGCATTGTTATTCACCCAGGACAGTCAAGGGCGGAATGTAGCTGGATTAAAAGCAGAGAAAAGTGGAGATAAAAGCAGCTCTCTTGACAGTGACGAAGACCTTGACACGGCCATTAAGGACTTACTCAAAACTAAAAAGAAATCAAAGAAAAAAGTGAGGGATTTGAAACAGAAATCAAGGAAGGGAGTTAAAGGGGACGAGCTTTCTAATGCTTCCCAAATAAACAAGTTAAGACATGATGCGACGTCGAAGCATGGCACTTTGAAAAAGTTAACCATGGGTAAGAACGGCATGAAGTTGAAGTCAGAGTTAAGCAAAAACACTTTCTCGGAAACTCGTCTGCATAAACATGCGATTTTAAAGCGTACCGAAAGAACCAAAACGTACAATATGACTCAGAAGGACGACAGCAGCTCAGTGGACAGTGATGACAGCATTGAGCAAGAGATCCGAAGGTTTTTGGCTCAAAAGGCTGAAAATGGTTCCGCAACTGAGGGTGGCAAATGTGCCAAGGTGTCAAGTGCAATGGTTGCTGTCCCAAGTCACGGCAAAAACATTGAGGAAAATCAGCTGGCTGAAATTCCGATTCGCAGCAAAGCGGCGTCCTTGAGTGGCTCAGAGAGCAACCGCCCACAAATCACGTTGACTATTCCTCCCTCCCAAAGATTACTTCTAGGCAACTCCTTACTCAGCATTGCTGGGCAATCGAGTCCTGCTCAGTCTGATGGTGTTTTGGAGCCAGCAGATGGAGCAGGGGCAGCCAAATCCGAACAAAGTAGGCAGAGCCCACAGAGTGGCCAGTCCACGAATGAGACCCCAAAAGCGTCGACCCCCTGTGCTGATAGATCTCAGACTATTAAATGGCGCCAGAGTTTTGGACTCCCTGTTAATGACATCGGCACTTTGAGCCGGACTCCCTTCCACATTACCTCTCCGAATAACGTGGGTGGCACTGTATTGACTGGCCCATTCCACAGCAGGGCAGCCGGATCCAAACCCCCACCTCCATCTCTTGCTTGGTCTTCAGTGAAAACCAGCAGATCCCCCTTTGGAATATCCACGATTAAATCCCCGCCCATCCCACGAGCTGCGTTTTTCAATCTCCTATCGGCTCCAAAGGAACGTCATTCGCCCTCCCTCACCCCAGATCACAAGCTGCAGATGACAGAGACTGAGAGCATGGTTCATATCCCTAAAGACAAGAGTGTCTACGTGGAACTGGAATCGGATAGAACCAACCATGTCCAAGTTCGAAGCAGCGAAGAAGGCACGGCTGAAGTAAGCTTGGAGAGAGAGCTAGAGAAGAATGTAAAGAAAGAAGAGCTAGATGAAGAAGAGGGTTTTCTAGATGGAGATACAGACAACAGCAGGAAGCCAGTGAAGGAGCAGGGCTATTCCACATT attAAACAACTCCAGTTATTAG
- the ppp1r26 gene encoding protein phosphatase 1 regulatory subunit 26 isoform X1: protein MYLMNVSPVVASHTEWRTCGPLGGYSLPTGFDDSDQSARGTPISNKVQMIIESLRSTQSSLEMSDEIEGNVPPGQACKSAEGSFAGGQTKAGSPAVNQLVCAPVKNESTDSDSDDSVDRGIEEAIKEYLKEKDGHKRKVEASFFPSSKIPRLNSTTEMNNCSNEALSATTSQISKCLSAETPNARAYVPLKKYIKNKASIDDFPVDFDCSMKLPSGVIKKPPKATGLLKHDPSENEPSDSSSDDGIEEAIQRYQMEKIEQQSRGESCMPHEFTDESDSTSDDGIEEAIRSYQLQQLKKKSTTQPLLHTQKLGSRKKGKLKKKRNRPVKEFKSVLLPLDNPLSPMSSHQDGKGTRTHPCKEQPTTAPLKANTTAELMCAEAILDISKTVLSGAFHHSVEQRNNSLPESALPGSALPSRFPDNCPADESDGSSVDSEDGIEQEIMEFLERKAQLQQKPDSSSSGKEPHSVHETTKQDVNPKTCQRLSLTRKRRRKQENGCIASMSGSGNNPQAAPSKPLQEHKTESSALLFTQDSQGRNVAGLKAEKSGDKSSSLDSDEDLDTAIKDLLKTKKKSKKKVRDLKQKSRKGVKGDELSNASQINKLRHDATSKHGTLKKLTMGKNGMKLKSELSKNTFSETRLHKHAILKRTERTKTYNMTQKDDSSSVDSDDSIEQEIRRFLAQKAENGSATEGGKCAKVSSAMVAVPSHGKNIEENQLAEIPIRSKAASLSGSESNRPQITLTIPPSQRLLLGNSLLSIAGQSSPAQSDGVLEPADGAGAAKSEQSRQSPQSGQSTNETPKASTPCADRSQTIKWRQSFGLPVNDIGTLSRTPFHITSPNNVGGTVLTGPFHSRAAGSKPPPPSLAWSSVKTSRSPFGISTIKSPPIPRAAFFNLLSAPKERHSPSLTPDHKLQMTETESMVHIPKDKSVYVELESDRTNHVQVRSSEEGTAEVSLERELEKNVKKEELDEEEGFLDGDTDNSRKPVKEQGYSTLCLSSEIDPGLTVRPYIAFTSEERSSKTSWRHRIGKGNQLNSILQTPKQNRIPLHVRRRLKFIPVYRATDHL from the coding sequence ATGTACTTGATGAATGTGTCTCCTGTAGTAGCGAGTCATACAGAATGGCGAACCTGTGGCCCACTTGGAGGCTATAGCCTTCCGACCGGCTTCGATGACTCTGACCAGTCTGCCAGAGGTACCCCCATCTCTAACAAGGTCCAGATGATCATAGAGAGTCTGAGGAGCACCCAGTCCTCACTCGAGATGAGCGATGAGATCGAGGGTAATGTGCCACCAGGTCAAGCCTGTAAAAGTGCAGAGGGTTCTTTCGCCGGGGGGCAGACCAAGGCTGGCAGTCCTGCCGTCAATCAGCTGGTATGTGCTCCTGTGAAGAACGAGAGCACCGACTCTGATAGCGATGATTCTGTGGACAGAGGAATCGAAGAAGCAATAAAGGAATACCTGAAAGAGAAGGACGGTCACAAGCGCAAGGTGGAGGCCAGTTTTTTCCCGTCCTCCAAAATACCAAGGCTAAACTCAACTACTGAGATGAACAACTGCAGCAACGAAGCACTGTCAGCTACTACCAGTCAGATTTCAAAATGTCTCTCAGCTGAGACGCCAAACGCACGAGCCTACGTCCCACTGAAGAAGTACATCAAAAACAAGGCTTCGATTGATGACTTCCCGGTTGATTTCGACTGCAGTATGAAGTTGCCTTCAGGTGTGATTAAGAAACCTCCAAAAGCAACCGGCCTTTTAAAACATGACCCAAGTGAGAATGAGCCCAGTGATTCCAGCAGTGATGACGGCATCGAGGAAGCCATTCAAAGATACCAGATGGAGAAAATAGAGCAGCAGAGTAGAGGCGAGTCTTGCATGCCTCATGAGTTCACAGACGAGTCCGACTCCACCAGCGATGATGGGATTGAGGAGGCCATTCGTAGCTATCAACTTCAGCAGCTCAAGAAGAAGAGCACCACTCAACCTTTGTTGCACACGCAAAAGCTGGGCAGCAGAAAAAAGGGTAagctaaaaaagaaaaggaacagGCCAGTCAAAGAATTCAAGTCAGTTCTACTTCCGCTGGACAATCCTCTCTCACCCATGAGCTCTCACCAGGATGGTAAAGGGACAAGAACACATCCATGTAAGGAGCAACCAACCACAGCCCCACTGAAGGCGAACACGACTGCTGAGCTCATGTGTGCTGAAGCAATACTGGACATTTCAAAAACGGTCTTGTCAGGAGCGTTCCATCACAGCGTTGAACAAAGAAACAACTCACTCCCTGAATCCGCTCTCCCTGGATCCGCTCTCCCATCTCGTTTTCCAGATAATTGCCCGGCTGATGAAAGCGACGGCAGTTCCGTTGACAGTGAAGATGGCATCGAGCAAGAGATCATGGAGTTTCTGGAGAGAAAGGCCCAATTGCAACAAAAGCCAGATAGCTCTTCTTCGGGCAAAGAGCCGCACAGTGTGCATGAGACAACAAAACAAGATGTCAACCCAAAGACATGTCAGAGATTATCACTGACACGAAAAAGGAGGCGCAAACAGGAAAACGGTTGCATCGCCAGCATGTCAGGCAGCGGTAATAACCCACAGGCAGCGCCCTCTAAACCTTTACAAGAGCATAAAACGGAATCCAGCGCATTGTTATTCACCCAGGACAGTCAAGGGCGGAATGTAGCTGGATTAAAAGCAGAGAAAAGTGGAGATAAAAGCAGCTCTCTTGACAGTGACGAAGACCTTGACACGGCCATTAAGGACTTACTCAAAACTAAAAAGAAATCAAAGAAAAAAGTGAGGGATTTGAAACAGAAATCAAGGAAGGGAGTTAAAGGGGACGAGCTTTCTAATGCTTCCCAAATAAACAAGTTAAGACATGATGCGACGTCGAAGCATGGCACTTTGAAAAAGTTAACCATGGGTAAGAACGGCATGAAGTTGAAGTCAGAGTTAAGCAAAAACACTTTCTCGGAAACTCGTCTGCATAAACATGCGATTTTAAAGCGTACCGAAAGAACCAAAACGTACAATATGACTCAGAAGGACGACAGCAGCTCAGTGGACAGTGATGACAGCATTGAGCAAGAGATCCGAAGGTTTTTGGCTCAAAAGGCTGAAAATGGTTCCGCAACTGAGGGTGGCAAATGTGCCAAGGTGTCAAGTGCAATGGTTGCTGTCCCAAGTCACGGCAAAAACATTGAGGAAAATCAGCTGGCTGAAATTCCGATTCGCAGCAAAGCGGCGTCCTTGAGTGGCTCAGAGAGCAACCGCCCACAAATCACGTTGACTATTCCTCCCTCCCAAAGATTACTTCTAGGCAACTCCTTACTCAGCATTGCTGGGCAATCGAGTCCTGCTCAGTCTGATGGTGTTTTGGAGCCAGCAGATGGAGCAGGGGCAGCCAAATCCGAACAAAGTAGGCAGAGCCCACAGAGTGGCCAGTCCACGAATGAGACCCCAAAAGCGTCGACCCCCTGTGCTGATAGATCTCAGACTATTAAATGGCGCCAGAGTTTTGGACTCCCTGTTAATGACATCGGCACTTTGAGCCGGACTCCCTTCCACATTACCTCTCCGAATAACGTGGGTGGCACTGTATTGACTGGCCCATTCCACAGCAGGGCAGCCGGATCCAAACCCCCACCTCCATCTCTTGCTTGGTCTTCAGTGAAAACCAGCAGATCCCCCTTTGGAATATCCACGATTAAATCCCCGCCCATCCCACGAGCTGCGTTTTTCAATCTCCTATCGGCTCCAAAGGAACGTCATTCGCCCTCCCTCACCCCAGATCACAAGCTGCAGATGACAGAGACTGAGAGCATGGTTCATATCCCTAAAGACAAGAGTGTCTACGTGGAACTGGAATCGGATAGAACCAACCATGTCCAAGTTCGAAGCAGCGAAGAAGGCACGGCTGAAGTAAGCTTGGAGAGAGAGCTAGAGAAGAATGTAAAGAAAGAAGAGCTAGATGAAGAAGAGGGTTTTCTAGATGGAGATACAGACAACAGCAGGAAGCCAGTGAAGGAGCAGGGCTATTCCACATT